AAATAAAGCATTGTCGGACCACTTTTTGTCAGCATCCCCGCAAGACGTCCCGCGCTTGCCATCGGACTATCGGCCGGGCTTTCACTTCCAAAAATACCCGTCGCCGCTAGAAAAGGCTCCCGATACCGGATCACTTCGAATTCCTTCACATGCATCAGCCGTTTCAGGTGGCGAATCAGATCGTCCCGATACCCGATGCGGTCGACAAGATGATTTTTCAGAGCCTGTCTTGCGGTGAAAATTCTCCCGTCGGCCAGAGGCTTCAGTATATCCGGAGCGATTTGTCGATTCCGGGATACGATGTCGAAAAACTGGGTGTAAAGGTCTGAAATCAGTCCCTGAAACAGGCTCCTGTCCTTGTCTGTCATCGGCTTGAGCGGCGAACCCATCTCTTTCTCGGCACCACTCGACAAGGTTCGGTCTTCGACCCCGATTTTTTTCATCAGACCTGTGACCCCGACATTAAAGATAACAACCCCGATACTGCCGACAACACTTGTTGGATGGGTCCAGACCTCATCCGCCGCAACGGATACATAGTAGGCCCCCGAAGCTCCCATATCTCCGATCATCGCCATGACAGGAATACCGGATTTCTGCTTGAATTCCCGTACAAGATGGTAGACGCGGTCGGAGGCCGTCACTGAACCACCAGCGCTGTCGATCAGAAGAACAATCCCCCGGACTCTGGGATCCTCTGCGGCCTTTCTTAGCGTTGCCCGTATTCTGGTGACGGTATCATCCCTCCCGCCCAGGAAAGGGAGTCCCCTGCTTGTCTGGTCCCCGATAAAGCCGTTGATCGGGACGAGAAGTAATTTGTCCCTGGCCCCCATCCCTGACAAAACTGTTTCCTGTAAACCCTTTTCCGTTGGAAAAAGATTCACGCTGATACAGGAAGTCAGGGAAATGGTCATCAAGACGGCCAAAACACTTGCGGGCATCCAGCCCATCCTTTTTTTCATGAGAATTCCTCTCCTCCATCCTTCTGGCGCTTTTGTCTCACGACCTGTTTCCACCCGGGAGGAGATCAGGACCGGAAATTGATGAACTGGAGGTCGTATTTGAAATCCTTTGATTTTAAAATGGAAATGACCGTCTGGAGATCGTCCTTCGACTTTCCTGTCACACGGACCGAATCTCCCTGGATCTGGGCTTGGACTTTAAGCTTTGATGCCTTGATCTCCTTGACAATCTCTTTTGCGGCGTCCGTGGACAATCCTTGTTTAAATCGGATCCGCTGCCGAACTTTTCCCCCCAGAGATTCTTCCACTTTCTGACGGTCGAGATTCTTGAGAGAAATCCCCCTGCGAATACATTTGGAATCAAGAATTTCATTGACTGCAGACAGCTTATGGGTATCCGGCGCATTCAAGACGAGCTCTTCCTTCTCCCACTCCACCTGTGCACCCGTCGCCTTCAGGTCAAATCGGTTCTGGATCTCCTTATTTGCCTGATCTACGGCATTTTTGGCTTCCTGCATATCCACATTGGACACAACATCAAACGATGAATCGCTTGCCATTTTTCCCCCTCTTCATGAAAGCATGCTGTCTCAAAAGGTATCGTCCTCCCCTTTCGCTCTTCATGGACATATCGGGAAAAGAAAACCATTTTTCATCATATTACATTCCGGGAGTCTCCATATTAAAAAGTTTCGCCGCCAAGTAGATCATTCCGGTGCCAAAGCATCCGAGTGCCAGCGCATCGATTGAAAATGCGAAATGGTGCGCACCCAGCAAGATTCCCCGAAGCAGATCCACGCCGTAAGTCAAAGGGTCCGCCAGGACGGCGACAGACAGCCATTTTGGGAGCCCGTTTAACGGAAACATCGCCCCCGATAAAAAATAGAGCGGCAGGATAATAAAGTTCAACAGAACCATGAACCCCTGGCTGGAAGACATTCTTGCAGAAAGAGCGATTCCCATCGCTGTTTGGGCCAATCCTATGAAAAGCATGATCAAAAGAGCCAGAAGAAACTGACCGATCGTCAATCGAATCTTGAAGGCCGGAAACAGGGCAAACAAGAGAAGCGCCTGGAGCAGGCTGTTGGTGCTGCCACCGAGAACTTTTCCCAGAACAACGGCCGTCCTCGATAGAGGAGCTACGAGGACTTCCTTGAGGAACCCGACCTCCCTGTCCCAGACAACGGCTATCCCCGCAAAAGAAGCTGTAAAGAGAATACTCATGGCCAGAATTCCAGGGAAAATAAACTGCTGATAATTGGCCGAACCAGCCATTCCTCCGGTGAGACGACCACGCAAACCTCCTCCCAGAATAAACAAAAACAACAGGGGCTGAATCAGGGAGCCAACCAGGCGGACCTTGTCCCTCCAGAGACGGATGACGTCCCGAAGCCACAGGGTATAAATTCCCCGAAGATCGCGGATAAGCGGATGAGGAATGCGAATGGAAGTCACTTCATTTTCAAGAATGTCCCCGTTCACAATTTCCCCCGATACACACGATGAAAGGGGGAAGCCGTTTCCTGATTTAAGGCCATGTTCTTTCCTGTCATCTGGATGAAAACATCGTCCAGGTCCGGTTGCCGGATCGTCATTGAATGGATAGTGCCCGGAAGTTTCCGGATAATGCCGATTGCTCCCTCTTCTCCGATGGGCAATGGGAAGGAGATTTCACCTTCCGAATCTACGTGACAATCGACTATACCAAAAAACTTTTCCAGATAACTCCGAATAGGTTCAAGATTGTCCTGATCCGTTTGCAGAACGATCACCTCCGGTCCCACCATTTTTTTCAGTTTTTCCGGCGTATCGACGGCAACCAATCGGCCTTCGTCCATGACTCCGACCCTGTCGGCCGAATCCGCTTCTTCAAGATAATGTGTTGTCAGAAAAACCGTCATCCCCCATTGCTTTCGGGAGAGATGAATATACTCCCAGATCGTTCTCCTTGTTTTTGGGTCCAGACCGATCGTCGGTTCATCAAGGATGAGAAGTTTTGGATGATGCATCAATCCGCGCGCAATCTCAAGACGACGACGCATCCCCCCCGAAAATGTCCGGACGAGATCCTGGCGGCGGTCCCAGAGATCGACCATTTTTAAGAGCGCCTCTGACTGGACCAGCCTCTGCGATCTGGACAATCCGTAGAGCCTCCCGTGAAACTCCATATTTTCGAATGCCGACAAACGGTCATCAAGACTCGGATCCTGAAAAATAATTCCGATTTTCTGGCGTACAAGATGCGGAGAATCGACTACGTTGAGTCCATCGACAGTCACTTGTCCGGATGTTGGCTTGAGGATCGTCGACAGAATCGAAATCGTTGTCGTTTTCCCTGCTCCATTAGGCCCTAGTAAGGCGAAGAACTCTCCTTTTCCGATGGAGAGATCTATTTTGTTCACCGCGACTCTTTGGGAACCGGAAGAAGAAAAGATCTTACTGAGCTGTCGGATTTCAATCATGTTTTTACCTGAAAATCAGAAAGGAACATTGTTAAAAAAAAGGAGCCCGAAGGCTCCTTTTTTAAGGAGAGAGATCAAATCCTACTGCTTGAAGGCAACCTTTTTGTATGCAGAATCCGGAACTGCCCCAATATTCCCTTTTGTGACAGGGATAGGAACCGGTCGTCCCTGTGACCGTTCAACCGGGAGATAAGTCTGGGGGATGGTAATCACCGCTGGATCGACAAGTCCCAGCACCCAGGTGGTTAAGGCCGTCGTCTGCTCATCGGTCAGATGAAAATTCGGCATAATTGTCGGCGGCACTTTAAAGGCCGGCACACCAGGAGAAATTCGTCTCGGGTTTTTAAAGTGTTCCCACTCCCATTCGCGTTCCGAATGAATTCCAT
The sequence above is drawn from the Leptospirillum ferriphilum ML-04 genome and encodes:
- a CDS encoding YajQ family cyclic di-GMP-binding protein, with protein sequence MASDSSFDVVSNVDMQEAKNAVDQANKEIQNRFDLKATGAQVEWEKEELVLNAPDTHKLSAVNEILDSKCIRRGISLKNLDRQKVEESLGGKVRQRIRFKQGLSTDAAKEIVKEIKASKLKVQAQIQGDSVRVTGKSKDDLQTVISILKSKDFKYDLQFINFRS
- a CDS encoding ATP-binding cassette domain-containing protein, whose protein sequence is MNKIDLSIGKGEFFALLGPNGAGKTTTISILSTILKPTSGQVTVDGLNVVDSPHLVRQKIGIIFQDPSLDDRLSAFENMEFHGRLYGLSRSQRLVQSEALLKMVDLWDRRQDLVRTFSGGMRRRLEIARGLMHHPKLLILDEPTIGLDPKTRRTIWEYIHLSRKQWGMTVFLTTHYLEEADSADRVGVMDEGRLVAVDTPEKLKKMVGPEVIVLQTDQDNLEPIRSYLEKFFGIVDCHVDSEGEISFPLPIGEEGAIGIIRKLPGTIHSMTIRQPDLDDVFIQMTGKNMALNQETASPFHRVYRGKL
- a CDS encoding ABC transporter permease, which translates into the protein MNGDILENEVTSIRIPHPLIRDLRGIYTLWLRDVIRLWRDKVRLVGSLIQPLLFLFILGGGLRGRLTGGMAGSANYQQFIFPGILAMSILFTASFAGIAVVWDREVGFLKEVLVAPLSRTAVVLGKVLGGSTNSLLQALLLFALFPAFKIRLTIGQFLLALLIMLFIGLAQTAMGIALSARMSSSQGFMVLLNFIILPLYFLSGAMFPLNGLPKWLSVAVLADPLTYGVDLLRGILLGAHHFAFSIDALALGCFGTGMIYLAAKLFNMETPGM
- the sppA gene encoding signal peptide peptidase SppA is translated as MKKRMGWMPASVLAVLMTISLTSCISVNLFPTEKGLQETVLSGMGARDKLLLVPINGFIGDQTSRGLPFLGGRDDTVTRIRATLRKAAEDPRVRGIVLLIDSAGGSVTASDRVYHLVREFKQKSGIPVMAMIGDMGASGAYYVSVAADEVWTHPTSVVGSIGVVIFNVGVTGLMKKIGVEDRTLSSGAEKEMGSPLKPMTDKDRSLFQGLISDLYTQFFDIVSRNRQIAPDILKPLADGRIFTARQALKNHLVDRIGYRDDLIRHLKRLMHVKEFEVIRYREPFLAATGIFGSESPADSPMASAGRLAGMLTKSGPTMLYLWDPGFSGSIK